The region ATTTGCTGGACCGCCGGCTTAGAACGTCGAAGCACGATCGAGAATACAGCAGGGGTCAACACTCATCAACAAACGCGGAGAAATCGGTGGTCGCCAAGTATGTCTCGGAAACCTCTGCGTCCCCTGCGTCCTCGGCGGTTTGATTCTCCGGATTTTAACCCCAGAGGACGCCGAGGACGCAGAGGACGAAAGAGGCCCGCTCCTCACCATCAACCTTCCAGCAAGCTTCTAAGCATCCACGCAGTCTTCTCGTGCACTTGCATCCGCTGCGTCAGTAGATCCGCGGTGGCCTCGTCATTCACGCGATCCGCCGAAGGGAACACCGACCGCGCCGTGGAGACGACTGCCTCCTGTCCTTCCACCAGAAGCCTTATCATGTCCTCGGCTTTCGGCACTCCGGGCGTTTCCTTGATCGAGCTCAGCCGGGCGAAGTCCGCGTAGGTCGCCGGAGCCGGAAAGCCCAGAGCCCTGATCCGTTCCGCGATCAGATCCACGGCGAGCGCGAGTTCATTGTACTCAGTCTCAAACATCAGATGGAGCGTTTGGAACATTGGACCGGTTACATTCCAGTGAAAGTTGTGAGTCTTGAGGTACAAGGTGTAAGTGTCCGCCAGCAACCGCGACAGCCCCTGGGCAATTTCGCCTCTGTCTTCCTCTTTGATGCCAATATCTATTTTCATATGATCTCCGTTCGATTCATTAACGAGATTCCTCGTCCACACTTTGAATATACAAAACAAACTTGCCATAAGTGAAATACTTTGTTTCGATAGCGCCGATAGGTTGGAGATATCAACGATGAATCAACCACTCGGCCGTTCGATCGGAATTGTTTGTGTGCTCGCGGCGAGCTTGTTTCATCCCGCGATCGCTTCATCTGCACACCGGTGACTATCGAGCATTGATGCCGAGGTCCACAGTTGGAGTGAAACGGTGAAAAGCAGTTTGATGATCGCCGACAAGGCCCAACCGCGTCCTTCTTTTTCTGAAGCCGACGCCGCGAGACTCGCGCTTGAGCTCTACGGCCTCACTGGGCCGGCGAAAGAACTCAACAGTGAGCGCGATCAGAATTTCCTCATCGAAGCGGATTCGGGCGAGCGGTTCGTGCTAAAGATCGCCGCCGCGGCCGAGCATAGAGAGACGTTGGAGTTCCAGAATGCAGCGATGTCGCATTTAGGCGAGCGAGTCCGCTCGGGCTTCATCCCTCAACTGCGCAAGACGAAATCCGGCGAAGATATCGCAAGGGCGGACGGCGAAGACCACTCCGGTCATTTTGTCCGGCTGCTGACTTATCATCCGAGCGCGTTGCTTGCCGAAGTCAATCCTCACACGCCGGAACTGCTTCACAGTCTCGGTCACTTTCTCGGAGAAATAGACAAAGCGCTCGACGGATTCACTCATCCGGCGTCGCGCAGAGAATTGAAGTGGGACTTGCAAGGAGCGCTGTGGATCAAAGAGTACACGCATCACATCGCGGCTCCCGAGCGGCGCACGATCGTAGAGCACTTCATACGTCAGTTTGAGACCCGCGTCGTAGCGCACGCTGCCAGCTTGCGAACGGGCGGCCGCAATTTAGCAGCGTGCGCTACGACGCTGCGTACTTCAGTCGTTCACAACGACGCGAACGATTACAACGTGCTGGTGAGCGACGACGGCACAGGTCGAAAAACGGTTGCCGGCATAATTGACTTCGGCGACATGCTGCATACCTACACTGCAAGCGAAGTAGCGGTCGCCGCGGCTTACGCGATGCTCGATAAGCCCGACCCGCTCGCTGCGGCATGCGAGATCGTTGCCGGCTATCACCAGGTGTTCCCGCTAACCGAACAGGAACTTGAAGCCCTGTACACGTTGATGTGCATGAGGCTTGCCGTCAGCGTGACTAACTCGGTGCTTCAGCAAAAGCTGCATCCCGAAAACAAGTATCTTCTCGTCAGCGAGCGGCCTGCCTGGCGATTGCTGGAGAAACTTCGCCGTGTCGACCCGGCGCTGCCTCATTACCTTTTCAGGAACGCGTGCAAGCTTCCCCCGTGCGCCGAGAGCGGGGGCGTTATCGCGTGGCTCAAGAAAAGCGCCGGCTCATTTGGGCCGGTGGTAGAGGCCGACTTGAAGCGCGACAAGCTGGTGGTGTTCGATTTCAGCGTCGGCAGTCCCGAGTTCAGCGATCCAACGGAGCTGGCGGACACTGAGGCGTTTACGGCAAAAGTCTTTGCGGGAATGAAAGCCGCCGGCGCGCGGACCGGCCTTGGCCGCTACAACGAACCTCGCCTGCTTTACACCAGCGAGGTATTCAAATCGGCTGACGGCGAGCGCAGGACGATTCACATCGGCATGGACTTGTTCATGGCAGCCGGCTCGCCGGTGTTCGCTCCGCTCGATGGAGTGATTCACAGCTTCGCGAATAACGTTGCGCCGCTCGATTACGGGCCGGCGATTATCGTTCAACACGAAGCTGACGAAGGCCGAGTGAAGTTCTTCACTCTGTATGGGCACTTGAGCGAAGACTCATTGGAAGGCATTCATCCGGGCAAGCTGGTCAACCGCGGCGACCGCATCGCACGCATCGGCGCGCCTCCGACCAACGGAGGCTGGCCGCCGCACCTTCACTTTCAGATCATCTGCGACATGCTCGGCAAGCAAGGAGACTTTCCCGGCGTCGCTCCCGCGAGTCAACGCGAAGTCTGGTTGAGCATCAGCCCCGACCCAAATCTAATTCTCGGAATCCCTGAGGACCGCTTACCTGCCCCGAGCTTGAGTTCGGATCAGATACTTGGACTCCGTCGCGAGCACATCGGTCCGTCGCTGAGCATCGCTTATCGAAAGCCGCTGAACCTCGTGAAGGGATGGAAGCAGTACCTCTACGACGACGAAGGCCGCGCATATCTCGACGCGGTCAACAACGTCGCTCACGTTGGCCATTGCCATCTGCGTGTTGTCAGAGCCGTCCAGGAACAGATGGCCGTGCTGAACACAAACACTCGATACCTTCACGAGAACATCGCGCGCTTAGCGGAGCGTTTGTGCTCGACGATGCCGGATCCGTTGAGTGTTTGTTTCTTCGTCTGTTCCGGGAGCGAAGCAAACGAGCTTGCATTGCGGCTCGCGCGTGCTCACACGAAAGGGACCGACTTCATATGTGTCGATGGGGCCTATCACGGGAACACGACTTCGCTGATCGACATAAGCCCGTACAAGTTCGACGGTCCGGGCGGCAAGGGCGCGCCTGCTCACGTTCACAAGGTGATCATGCCGGACGTGTATCGAGGCCCGTACAAAGCCGACGGTCCAGGCGCAGGTAAGGAGTACGCGCGACATGTCGGCGGCGCCGTCGAGCAGATTGAGAAGAACGGCAAGCGCTTGTCGGCGTTCATCTGCGAATCGGCGCTCGGCTGCGGAGGCCAGATCATCCTGCCAGACGGCTATCTCAGAGAAGCTTATCGCCACGTTCGAGAAGCCGGCGGCGTTTGCATAGCCGACGAAGTGCAAACGGGACTTGGCCGAGTCGGTTCGCATTTCTGGGCGTTCGAGACTCAAGGCGTAGTTCCAGACATCGTGACCATCGGCAAGCCGCTCGGCAACGGCCACCCGCTCGCGGCTGTGGTAACCACGCCGGAGATCGCAGCGTCGTTTGATAACGGAATGGAATACTTCAACACGTTCGGAGGCAATCCGGTTTCCTGTGCAGTGGGACTGGCGGTGTTGGATGTGATCGAAGAAGAGAGCTTGCAAGAGAACGCGTTGAAGGTGGGGGCTCATTTGAAGGCGGGGCTTGAAGCATTGAAGTGCAAGCATCCGCTGATAGGAGACGTTCGCGGATCAGGCTTATTCATCGGAGTCGAACTGGTGCTTGATCGAGAAACGCGCGCTCCTGCAACTAGACAAGCAGCTTACGTCGTCGAACGAATGAAGGAATGTGGCGTACTTATCAGCACTGATGGTCCACTGCACAACGTGTTGAAGATCAAGCCTCCGAGGGTGCTCTCCACACGCAACGCAGATGAACTTCTCGTCAAGCTCGACGAAGTATTGATGGAGAGTTATCTGCAGCCAAAGCCGCGTTAGGATCGCGGGCTGGTGCTTTCTCGACAAGGGGTCGCTAGAAATGCAAGGTGACGAAGCAAAGGCAACCACAACTTCGCGGTCGAAGAGAATTCGAGCCGTAGTTTTCCTAATCCTGTTGGTCGTGTTTACGGTGTATTTGCTGTGGGATTACACGCTGGGTGATTATCTTAGGTCGGCCGCTCTTTTAGCGGTAGCTCTCTTGCTCGTTTTGCTCGGCTACTACTTCCCGCGTGTAGGCCGTACGCTCATGTTTCTTGCCGGGGCATACCTTCTCTTCGTCTACTGGATGATTCTTACTCTAGGACCGATGATCCTGTTCGTCTTGCTGTCTCAGTTCATTCTGCAGAACGTCGCAGTTCGTTTCCAAATCGTCGTTTTCGTCGCATGGGCGATACTGCTTGGATGGGCCGTGCTGTTAATCGCCACTGAGAGAAAACGCGAACGTCTCTTCAACCGTTTGAAGAGAATAGGAGCTTTCGCACCAGTCGCATACTCATTCAACTTGTTGATGATTGCGGTGATGTTCTTCTCGTCGGTCACCTACATACTTGCCGAGCATGGCGTCCTAAAGCTTAACAGAGCAGCAGACGCGAGCATCTTGCCTTGGGACATAACCCTCTTCTACTTTTGGCATTTTCTGGAGGCTGTGCCCTTGCTGCGGGTGAACGAGACGCTGCACTGGAACGAGCCGCTGACTTACGATAGCGGTTGGGTCGGCCTGATGCTCCTCCTGTTCAAGTTGGCAGTAATTGTCCCCGTGATCGGAGCTTTCGCATGGTATTGGAGAAAAGTCGGAGCGCAAAAGCCAAGCTCTGCGCAAGGTCTTTTGAAGGTGATCGGCGCCGCGCGATCCATGAAAGTCGTGATAGCGGGCGGCACGGGCCAGGTTGGAACAATCCTCGCTCGGGCGTTCCACCGGCAAGGGCATCAAGTGGTTGTTCTCAGCCGCAGTCCGGAAACGGCGCCATGGCGTGTCGTGAAATGGGATGCCGAGAGTCCCGGAGACTGGAGGGCTGTACTGGAAGGAGCAGATGCGGTCATCAATTTGGCCGGGCGAAGCGTCAACTGCCGCTACAACGCCGAGAACCGCAGGCTGATCACGGAGTCTCGGGTGAAGTCCACACAGGTGATCGGCGAGGCCATTGCCCTTGCAGCCAGGCCGCCGCGAGTGTGGCTTCAGGCTAGCACCGCAACGATTTATGCTCATACCTATGACAAAGCCAATGATGAAGCTAGTGGCGTGATCGGCTGTTCCGAAGACGCGCCGGATACCTGGCGCTTCAGCAATGATGTTGTCACTTCCTGGGAGCAAGCTGCGAATGAAGCGAACACGCCAAGAACACGCAGAGTGCTCCTGCGCTCGGCGATCATAATGAGTCCGGATCGCGGCGGCGCATTCGATATGCTACTGAAACTCGTGCGATTCAGACTTGGTGGATCTGCGGGAGACGGCGAGCAGTACGTCTCCTGGATACACGATCAGGATTTCATCCGAAGCATCTTCTGGTTGATAGATCACGACGAAGTCGAAGGACCAGTGAATCTCGCTGCGCCAAACCCGCTGCCCAACTCCGAGTTTATGCAGGCTCTGCGAGCAGCGTGGGGCACTCGCTTCGGTCTACCTGCCACGGAGCGGATGTTGGAGATCGGGGCGTTTCTTCTGCGAACCGAAACTGAACTCATTCTAAAAAGCCGTCGAGTTGTCCCGGGAAGGCTGCTTGATGCGGGATTTGTTTTTCAGTTCCCGATGTGGACGGATGCGGCGAAGGACCTCTGCAGTCGGTGGCGAAAAGCGTCCTCTACCGCAGAATAAACCCATCTTTCAGCGGATCGTCCGGGGCGATCAGAAACTCATGCCGACCGGTGATCCACGCGCTGCCTTCGACCTCGGGAACCACCGCGGCATACTCACCGAAAGCAGTCTCGCGAACGACTCGACCGGTGAAGCGCGTCCCGATCAAGCTCTCGATCACGAACGGCTCTCCGACTGCTAATCTTCCTTTAGCGTGTTCGAGCGCGACACGCCCGCTGACGCCGGTGCCCGTTGGCGATCGATCGACTTCACCATCGGCGAAGATGCACACGTTGCGGCTGTTGGCGCCCTCGCTGCGAGGCGGGCCATCGATTATCGTCCCGTACAGAAAGCCGAGGTCCTCTTCGAACGGATGCCTGATCTCGAGCGAGTCCATCACCGCGCGCTTGACCGCCATTCCGGCTTCGATCAGCTTGCGAAATTCCCCGGGAATGATTCGTACTCCGAGATCTTCAGCTTTACAGTAAGCGTAGAACGCTCCGCCGAAGCCAACGTCCAACCGCACCTCGCCGATGCCTGGAACCTCGACTAACTGATCGAGCTTGTAAGCGAACGACGGCACGTTTTCGAAAGCTACGCTGCGAACGCGCTTACCGTCAACGTTCGCTCGCGCGGTGATTCGTCC is a window of Acidobacteriota bacterium DNA encoding:
- a CDS encoding Dps family protein, giving the protein MKIDIGIKEEDRGEIAQGLSRLLADTYTLYLKTHNFHWNVTGPMFQTLHLMFETEYNELALAVDLIAERIRALGFPAPATYADFARLSSIKETPGVPKAEDMIRLLVEGQEAVVSTARSVFPSADRVNDEATADLLTQRMQVHEKTAWMLRSLLEG
- a CDS encoding aminotransferase class III-fold pyridoxal phosphate-dependent enzyme, whose amino-acid sequence is MKSSLMIADKAQPRPSFSEADAARLALELYGLTGPAKELNSERDQNFLIEADSGERFVLKIAAAAEHRETLEFQNAAMSHLGERVRSGFIPQLRKTKSGEDIARADGEDHSGHFVRLLTYHPSALLAEVNPHTPELLHSLGHFLGEIDKALDGFTHPASRRELKWDLQGALWIKEYTHHIAAPERRTIVEHFIRQFETRVVAHAASLRTGGRNLAACATTLRTSVVHNDANDYNVLVSDDGTGRKTVAGIIDFGDMLHTYTASEVAVAAAYAMLDKPDPLAAACEIVAGYHQVFPLTEQELEALYTLMCMRLAVSVTNSVLQQKLHPENKYLLVSERPAWRLLEKLRRVDPALPHYLFRNACKLPPCAESGGVIAWLKKSAGSFGPVVEADLKRDKLVVFDFSVGSPEFSDPTELADTEAFTAKVFAGMKAAGARTGLGRYNEPRLLYTSEVFKSADGERRTIHIGMDLFMAAGSPVFAPLDGVIHSFANNVAPLDYGPAIIVQHEADEGRVKFFTLYGHLSEDSLEGIHPGKLVNRGDRIARIGAPPTNGGWPPHLHFQIICDMLGKQGDFPGVAPASQREVWLSISPDPNLILGIPEDRLPAPSLSSDQILGLRREHIGPSLSIAYRKPLNLVKGWKQYLYDDEGRAYLDAVNNVAHVGHCHLRVVRAVQEQMAVLNTNTRYLHENIARLAERLCSTMPDPLSVCFFVCSGSEANELALRLARAHTKGTDFICVDGAYHGNTTSLIDISPYKFDGPGGKGAPAHVHKVIMPDVYRGPYKADGPGAGKEYARHVGGAVEQIEKNGKRLSAFICESALGCGGQIILPDGYLREAYRHVREAGGVCIADEVQTGLGRVGSHFWAFETQGVVPDIVTIGKPLGNGHPLAAVVTTPEIAASFDNGMEYFNTFGGNPVSCAVGLAVLDVIEEESLQENALKVGAHLKAGLEALKCKHPLIGDVRGSGLFIGVELVLDRETRAPATRQAAYVVERMKECGVLISTDGPLHNVLKIKPPRVLSTRNADELLVKLDEVLMESYLQPKPR
- a CDS encoding TIGR01777 family oxidoreductase, producing the protein MQGDEAKATTTSRSKRIRAVVFLILLVVFTVYLLWDYTLGDYLRSAALLAVALLLVLLGYYFPRVGRTLMFLAGAYLLFVYWMILTLGPMILFVLLSQFILQNVAVRFQIVVFVAWAILLGWAVLLIATERKRERLFNRLKRIGAFAPVAYSFNLLMIAVMFFSSVTYILAEHGVLKLNRAADASILPWDITLFYFWHFLEAVPLLRVNETLHWNEPLTYDSGWVGLMLLLFKLAVIVPVIGAFAWYWRKVGAQKPSSAQGLLKVIGAARSMKVVIAGGTGQVGTILARAFHRQGHQVVVLSRSPETAPWRVVKWDAESPGDWRAVLEGADAVINLAGRSVNCRYNAENRRLITESRVKSTQVIGEAIALAARPPRVWLQASTATIYAHTYDKANDEASGVIGCSEDAPDTWRFSNDVVTSWEQAANEANTPRTRRVLLRSAIIMSPDRGGAFDMLLKLVRFRLGGSAGDGEQYVSWIHDQDFIRSIFWLIDHDEVEGPVNLAAPNPLPNSEFMQALRAAWGTRFGLPATERMLEIGAFLLRTETELILKSRRVVPGRLLDAGFVFQFPMWTDAAKDLCSRWRKASSTAE
- a CDS encoding proline racemase family protein; amino-acid sequence: MTLTPPSDWTRITTIDAHAAGEPLRVITGGIPPIPGDTMLAKRRYARENLEHLRRALMFEPRGHADMYGCILTEPVTADGDLGVLFMHNEGYSTMCGHGVIALVTVLLETGMLEPREVIRLDTPAGRITARANVDGKRVRSVAFENVPSFAYKLDQLVEVPGIGEVRLDVGFGGAFYAYCKAEDLGVRIIPGEFRKLIEAGMAVKRAVMDSLEIRHPFEEDLGFLYGTIIDGPPRSEGANSRNVCIFADGEVDRSPTGTGVSGRVALEHAKGRLAVGEPFVIESLIGTRFTGRVVRETAFGEYAAVVPEVEGSAWITGRHEFLIAPDDPLKDGFILR